Proteins from one Caretta caretta isolate rCarCar2 chromosome 12, rCarCar1.hap1, whole genome shotgun sequence genomic window:
- the MAF gene encoding transcription factor Maf, whose translation MASELAMSNSDLPTSPLAMEYVNDFDLMKFEVKKEPVETDRIISQCGRLIAGGSLSSTPMSTPCSSVPPSPSFSAPSPGSGTDQKTHLEDYYWMTGYPQQLNPEALGFSPEDAVEALINSSHHQLQSSFDGYARGQQLAAAAAGAGGSMPGEEMGSAAAVVSAVIAAAAAQNGAPHYHHHHHPAGHHHHQQPGSVQSSSSSSSGSSGGGGGGGGGGGGLHHQHHSSGLHFDDRFSDEQLVTMSVRELNRQLRGVSKEEVIRLKQKRRTLKNRGYAQSCRFKRVQQRHVLESEKNQLLQQVEHLKQEISRLVRERDAYKEKYEKLVSNGFRENGSSSDNPSSPEFFMYPRESSTSVM comes from the exons ATGGCATCAGAACTGGCAATGAGCAACTCCGACCTGCCCACCAGTCCCCTGGCCATGGAATATGTTAATGACTTCGATCTGATGAAGTTTGAAGTGAAAAAGGAGCCGGTGGAGACCGATCGCATTATCAGCCAGTGCGGCCGCTTGATCGCTGGGGGATCGCTCTCTTCCACCCCGATGAGCACGCCCTGCAGCTCGGTGCCCCCTTCCCCGAGCTTCTCGGCGCCCAGCCCGGGCTCTGGCACGGACCAGAAGACCCACCTGGAAGATTATTACTGGATGACCGGCTACCCGCAGCAGCTCAACCCAGAGGCGTTGGGATTCAGCCCCGAAGACGCGGTGGAAGCGCTGATCAACAGCAGCCACCACCAGCTCCAGAGCAGCTTCGATGGCTATGCTAGAGGGCAGCAGCTGGCCGCCGCGGCGGCCGGCGCGGGGGGCTCCATGCCCGGGGAAGAGATGGGCTCCGCCGCCGCCGTGGTCTCCGCGGTGATCGCTGCCGCCGCGGCGCAGAACGGGGCgccccactaccaccaccaccaccacccggcggggcaccaccaccaccagcagccgGGCAGCGTgcagtccagcagcagcagcagcagcggcagcagcggcggcggcgggggaggcggcggtggtggagGGGGTCTGCACCACCAGCACCACAGCAGCGGCCTGCATTTCGACGACCGCTTCTCGGATGAGCAGCTGGTGACCATGTCGGTGCGGGAGCTGAACAGGCAGCTCCGGGGGGTGAGCAAGGAAGAGGTGATCCGGCTGAAACAGAAGAGGAGGACCCTCAAAAACAGAGGCTATGCCCAGTCCTGTCGCTTCAAGAGGGTCCAGCAAAGGCACGTCCTGGAGTCAGAGAAGAACCAGCTGCTGCAGCAAGTAGAGCACCTAAAGCAAGAGATCTCCAGGCTGGTCCGGGAGAGGGACGCCTACAAGGAAAAATATGAGAAGCTGGTCAGCAATGGCTTCAGAGAAAACGGATCCAGCAGCGACAACCCTTCCTCTCCAGAGTTTTTCAT GTACCCAAGAGAATCTTCTACATCGGTGATGTGA